One Salvelinus fontinalis isolate EN_2023a unplaced genomic scaffold, ASM2944872v1 scaffold_0041, whole genome shotgun sequence genomic region harbors:
- the LOC129842447 gene encoding oocyte zinc finger protein XlCOF19-like, with amino-acid sequence MPHSSSLKLNPVPAEEEKVCWMEKEALVKEGEEEEEAVIQKQVEGEAVTVKEVEKDVTEEEEDDDVSVKEEEGEMTVTSKNEEDETGYLVPVSQTHLQASGSKDERNTRERRDYCGSSAEPQQPHDADEAEKSLSRSEHLKKHQQRSTGKKPHCCSDCGKRFTSSGIKIHQGTHTGEKPYSCGQCGKRCTTFGQLTQHQRIHTGEKSYSCGQCGKSFGRSGHLTSHQRTHTGEKPYSCDQCGKSFTTSDKLTLHQRTHTGEKPYSCGQCGKSFTTSSNLTVHQRIHTGEKPYSCVQCDKIHT; translated from the exons ATGCCTCATAGCTCCAGTCTCAAACTTAACCCCGTTCCTGCTGAAGAAGAGAAGGTCTGCTggatggagaaagaagctctcgtgaaagagggggaggaggaagaggaggctgttatacaaaaacaagtagaaggtgaggctgttaccgtgaaagaagtagagaaagacgttacagaggaagaggaggacgacgacgtttcagtgaaagaagaggagggtgAGATGACTGTCACATCGAAAAATGAAGAGGACGAAACTGGATATCTGGTCccggtttcccaaacgcatcttCAGGCATCCGGTTCTAAAGATGAACGTAACACTC gagagagacgtgactattGTGGTTCCTCTgcggagcctcaacaacctcatgatgctgacgaggcagagaagagtctctccaggtcagaacacctcaagaaacaccagcagagatccacagggaagaaacctcactgctgctctgactgtgggaagagattcacctcatcaggcattaaaattcatcagggaacacacacaggagagaaaccttatagctgtggtcaatgtgggaagagatgtaCTACATTTGGCCAGctgactcaacaccagagaatacacacaggagagaaatcgtatagctgtggtcaatgtgggaagagttttggtcgatctggccacctgacatcacaccagagaacacacactggagagaaaccttatagctgtgatcaatgtgggaagagttttactacatctgacaagctgacattacaccagagaacacacacaggagagaaaccgtatagctgtggtcaatgtgggaagagttttactacatctagcaatctgactgtacaccagagaatacacacaggagagaaaccttatagctgtgttcagtgtgacaaaatacatacatga